One region of Baekduia soli genomic DNA includes:
- a CDS encoding HhH-GDP family DNA glycosylase codes for MPDRLWFTGSDEANALIATDPMALLVGFALDQQQTVQKAFSGPLVLRERLGAVDARTLAEADLDPVFRGPPAVHRYPGAMAKRVHALAVHVCERYDGDAARIWRDAPDADALRANLLALPGFGAMTSISLAAVLAKHFGVDAAWPLVPPHPTLGDVDSAQALTEYQAAKRLHKKEWAKARATS; via the coding sequence GTGCCCGACCGACTGTGGTTCACCGGGTCCGACGAGGCCAATGCGCTCATCGCGACCGATCCGATGGCGCTGCTGGTGGGTTTCGCGCTCGACCAGCAGCAGACCGTCCAGAAGGCCTTCTCCGGGCCGCTCGTGCTGCGCGAGCGCCTGGGCGCCGTCGACGCCCGGACGCTCGCCGAGGCCGACCTCGACCCCGTGTTCCGGGGCCCGCCCGCCGTGCACCGCTATCCCGGCGCCATGGCCAAGCGCGTCCACGCCCTGGCCGTGCACGTGTGCGAGCGCTACGACGGGGACGCCGCGCGGATCTGGCGCGACGCGCCCGACGCCGACGCGCTGCGGGCCAACCTGCTCGCGCTGCCGGGCTTCGGCGCGATGACGAGCATCTCGCTGGCCGCCGTGCTGGCCAAGCACTTCGGCGTCGACGCGGCCTGGCCGCTCGTGCCGCCGCATCCCACGCTGGGCGACGTGGACTCCGCGCAGGCGCTGACGGAGTACCAGGCCGCCAAGCGCCTGCACAAGAAGGAGTGGGCGAAGGCGCGCGCTACGTCGTGA
- a CDS encoding phosphoribosylanthranilate isomerase: MAHRAPRIKFCGITRLDDAHAAADAGAWALGLILWPGSKRACDPAEGARIAAQLRRRTEIAGVFVNQPLDDIAALADTIGLSLVQLHGDEGPSFCAEVARRTGAKVIKAAAVRGRADITAIQAFRTDFHLLDTHREGLRGGTGETFDWSLLSSRYSKVPLILSGGLDPANVTEAIETVRPWAVDVASGVESAPGVKDHDALLAFAAAVKATDEQPPVRAVPPRPDARGVAR; encoded by the coding sequence GTGGCTCATCGTGCCCCTCGCATCAAGTTCTGCGGGATCACCCGCCTGGACGACGCCCACGCCGCCGCCGACGCCGGCGCCTGGGCGCTCGGGCTGATCCTGTGGCCGGGGTCCAAGCGGGCCTGCGATCCCGCCGAGGGCGCGCGCATCGCGGCGCAGCTGCGCCGCCGCACCGAGATCGCCGGCGTGTTCGTCAACCAGCCGCTGGACGACATCGCGGCGCTGGCCGACACGATCGGCCTGAGCCTGGTGCAGCTGCACGGCGACGAGGGCCCGTCCTTCTGCGCGGAGGTCGCCCGGCGCACCGGGGCCAAGGTCATCAAGGCCGCCGCCGTGCGCGGGCGCGCCGACATCACCGCGATCCAGGCGTTCCGGACCGACTTCCACCTCCTCGACACCCACCGCGAGGGGCTGCGCGGGGGCACGGGGGAGACGTTCGACTGGAGCCTGCTCTCGAGCCGGTACTCGAAGGTCCCGCTCATCCTGAGCGGCGGCCTGGACCCGGCCAACGTCACCGAGGCGATCGAGACCGTGCGCCCGTGGGCCGTCGACGTCGCCAGCGGCGTGGAGTCCGCCCCGGGCGTCAAGGACCACGACGCGCTGCTGGCCTTCGCCGCCGCCGTGAAGGCCACCGACGAGCAGCCGCCCGTACGCGCCGTGCCCCCGCGGCCCGACGCCCGGGGGGTGGCCCGGTGA
- a CDS encoding branched-chain amino acid ABC transporter substrate-binding protein: MSFGVAACGSSSSGSQSSSSSSGSTGSSTLTIYSSLPLQGDSRAQSLSVVNGEKLALAAKGGKVGNFTIKYVSLDDSTAAAGKWDPGATSADARKAAQDKSTIGYLGEFNSGASAISIPILNEAGVLQVSPSNTATGLTRSLGADKGEPDKYYPSGKRTYGRVVPADHIQGAAQVSYQKDNGCTKSYLLNDKEVYGAGLAKNVAAAAKVQGLTIVGNTGMDPKAANYRSVAQTIKASGADCVFFGGITDNNAVQLFKDLHAAMPTAKLFGPDGVAETAFFSKLGASLEKVTYITNPTLDPKLYPPAGQEFFKTYKAKFGTEPEAYAIYGYEAMGVMLQAIQNAGAKGNDRQAVIDAFFKIKDRDSVLGKYSIDENGDTTLSDYGGDRVQNGKLVFDKVIKAQTS; encoded by the coding sequence TTGTCCTTCGGTGTTGCCGCGTGCGGCAGCAGCAGCAGTGGCAGCCAATCCAGCAGTTCCAGTAGCGGGAGCACCGGCTCCAGCACCCTGACCATCTACTCGAGCCTGCCGCTGCAGGGCGACTCCCGGGCGCAGTCGCTCTCGGTCGTCAACGGCGAGAAGCTCGCGCTGGCCGCGAAGGGCGGCAAGGTCGGCAACTTCACGATCAAGTATGTCAGCCTCGACGACTCCACGGCCGCAGCCGGCAAGTGGGATCCGGGCGCGACCTCGGCCGATGCCCGCAAGGCGGCCCAGGACAAGTCGACCATCGGCTACCTGGGCGAGTTCAACTCGGGCGCCTCGGCGATCTCCATCCCGATCCTGAACGAGGCCGGGGTCCTGCAGGTGTCGCCGTCGAACACGGCCACGGGCCTCACCCGCTCGCTGGGCGCCGACAAGGGCGAGCCCGACAAGTACTACCCGTCGGGCAAGCGCACCTACGGCCGCGTCGTGCCCGCCGACCACATCCAGGGCGCCGCGCAGGTCAGCTACCAGAAGGACAACGGCTGCACCAAGAGCTACCTCCTGAACGACAAGGAGGTCTACGGCGCCGGCCTGGCCAAGAACGTCGCGGCCGCCGCCAAGGTGCAGGGCCTGACGATCGTCGGCAACACGGGCATGGACCCGAAGGCCGCCAACTACCGCTCGGTCGCCCAGACGATCAAGGCCTCCGGCGCGGACTGCGTGTTCTTCGGCGGCATCACCGACAACAACGCGGTGCAGCTCTTCAAGGACCTCCACGCCGCGATGCCGACGGCCAAGCTGTTCGGGCCCGACGGCGTCGCCGAGACGGCGTTCTTCTCCAAGCTGGGCGCCAGCCTCGAGAAGGTCACCTACATCACCAACCCGACGCTGGACCCGAAGCTCTACCCGCCGGCCGGGCAGGAGTTCTTCAAGACCTACAAGGCGAAGTTCGGGACCGAGCCGGAGGCCTACGCCATCTACGGCTACGAGGCCATGGGCGTCATGCTGCAGGCGATCCAGAACGCGGGCGCCAAGGGCAACGACCGCCAGGCGGTCATCGACGCCTTCTTCAAGATCAAGGACCGGGACTCGGTGCTCGGCAAGTACTCGATCGACGAGAACGGCGACACGACCTTGTCCGACTACGGCGGAGACCGGGTGCAGAACGGCAAGCTCGTCTTCGACAAGGTCATCAAGGCCCAGACCAGCTGA
- the trpA gene encoding tryptophan synthase subunit alpha yields the protein MDGAQRIAAAFARAPGRAALMPYLMGGFPDLATSLAIGHAYVDGGADLIELGVPFSDPLADGPVIHAAGTVALRAGATVDGIFGVCAELSARVPVVVMLYANLVLARGVEAFARQAAEAGASGLIVPDLPLEESTELLAACDAAGLALVPLVAPTTPEDRLAVIGGRARGFVYTVSVTGTTGERQGGSAGYADVIAHTRRHTDVPVALGFGISSPEQALEAAEAGADGVIVGSRLVRAAAEADDPPAAVRELVGAFARALVR from the coding sequence ATGGACGGAGCCCAGCGCATCGCCGCCGCCTTCGCCCGCGCTCCCGGTCGCGCGGCGCTCATGCCCTACCTGATGGGGGGCTTCCCGGACCTGGCGACCTCGCTGGCCATCGGCCACGCCTACGTCGACGGCGGGGCCGATCTCATCGAGCTCGGCGTGCCGTTCTCCGATCCGCTGGCCGACGGCCCGGTCATCCACGCCGCCGGGACCGTGGCCCTGCGCGCGGGCGCGACCGTCGACGGGATCTTCGGCGTCTGCGCCGAGCTGTCCGCACGCGTACCGGTCGTCGTGATGCTCTACGCCAACCTCGTGCTGGCCCGGGGCGTCGAGGCCTTCGCCCGGCAGGCGGCCGAGGCCGGGGCCAGCGGGCTCATCGTCCCCGACCTGCCGCTGGAGGAGAGCACGGAGCTGCTGGCCGCCTGCGACGCCGCCGGCCTGGCCCTCGTGCCGCTCGTCGCGCCGACGACCCCCGAGGACCGGCTGGCCGTGATCGGCGGTCGCGCCCGGGGGTTCGTCTACACGGTCTCGGTCACCGGGACCACGGGCGAGCGCCAGGGCGGCTCGGCGGGCTACGCCGACGTCATCGCCCACACCCGGCGCCACACCGACGTGCCCGTGGCGCTGGGCTTCGGCATCAGCTCGCCCGAGCAGGCCCTGGAGGCGGCGGAGGCCGGCGCGGACGGCGTCATCGTCGGGAGCCGGCTCGTCCGGGCCGCCGCCGAGGCCGATGACCCACCCGCCGCGGTGCGCGAGCTGGTCGGCGCGTTCGCCCGCGCCCTGGTCCGCTAG
- the trpB gene encoding tryptophan synthase subunit beta, protein MSTGLEIRFGPYGGQYVPETLMPALGDLERTWLDAWSDPGFRAELDHLHRDYVGRPSPLYLAARLSEVAGRAIYLKREDLNHTGAHKINNALGQALLAKRMGKPRVVAETGAGSHGTATATACALLDLECVVYMGEVDVERQKPNVERMQLLGATVVPVAAGSRTLKEATSEAIRDWVANVADTHYVLGTVAGPAPYPAIVRELQRIIGDEARAQILEREHRLPDRVLACVGGGSNAMGIFAAFIPDEDVALVGVEAGGEGLHGRHGAPLTAGSRAGVLHGSLSAILQDDDGQILEAHSISAGLDYPGVGPEHAWLRDTGRATYVAVTDDQAVQAFKEVTRLEGIIPALETSHALWHALHAPSESTLDVLCLSGRGDKDLAQIIARG, encoded by the coding sequence GTGAGCACCGGCCTGGAGATCCGCTTCGGCCCCTACGGCGGCCAGTACGTCCCCGAGACGCTCATGCCGGCGCTGGGCGACCTGGAGCGCACGTGGCTCGACGCCTGGTCGGACCCGGGCTTCCGAGCGGAGCTCGACCACCTGCACCGCGACTACGTCGGGCGCCCGTCGCCGCTGTACCTGGCCGCGCGGCTGTCGGAGGTCGCCGGCCGGGCGATCTACCTCAAGCGCGAGGACCTCAACCACACCGGCGCGCACAAGATCAACAACGCCCTCGGGCAGGCCCTGCTGGCCAAGCGGATGGGCAAGCCGCGCGTCGTCGCCGAGACCGGGGCGGGCTCGCACGGGACGGCCACGGCCACGGCGTGCGCGCTGCTGGACCTCGAGTGCGTGGTCTACATGGGCGAGGTCGACGTCGAGCGCCAGAAGCCCAACGTCGAGCGCATGCAGCTGCTCGGCGCCACGGTCGTGCCCGTCGCCGCCGGCTCGCGCACGCTGAAGGAGGCGACCTCGGAGGCCATCCGCGACTGGGTCGCCAACGTCGCCGACACGCACTACGTCCTGGGGACGGTCGCCGGCCCGGCGCCCTACCCGGCGATCGTGCGCGAGCTGCAGCGGATCATCGGCGACGAGGCGCGCGCGCAGATCCTCGAGCGCGAGCACCGCCTGCCCGATCGCGTGCTCGCCTGCGTCGGCGGCGGCTCCAACGCCATGGGGATCTTCGCCGCCTTCATCCCCGACGAGGACGTCGCGCTCGTCGGCGTCGAGGCCGGGGGCGAGGGCCTGCACGGCCGCCACGGCGCGCCGCTGACGGCGGGCAGCCGCGCGGGCGTCCTGCACGGCTCGCTCAGCGCGATCCTCCAGGACGACGACGGCCAGATCCTCGAGGCGCACTCGATCTCGGCCGGCCTGGACTACCCGGGCGTCGGCCCCGAGCACGCCTGGCTGCGCGACACCGGCCGCGCGACCTACGTCGCGGTCACCGACGACCAGGCGGTGCAGGCCTTCAAGGAGGTCACCCGCCTGGAGGGCATCATCCCGGCGCTCGAGACCAGCCACGCCCTGTGGCACGCGCTGCACGCACCGTCGGAGTCCACGCTGGACGTGCTCTGCCTCAGCGGCCGCGGCGACAAGGACCTGGCGCAGATCATCGCCCGCGGCTGA
- a CDS encoding branched-chain amino acid ABC transporter permease has protein sequence MEAASITETASAGPPARKLGDVINAYALPALLIAALVAQFVYDQTGTLNDIKTGLSNGTIWALIALGYTLVYGIVELINFAHGEVFMIGSFVSVSLWATFGVDERTGIPLMILSIIVVLAIAMLASGTLNVLIERVAYRPLRNAPRLAPLITAIGMSFILQNVGLLWRPTPDSAPDLIGSQKDYFTIFHVGIEHSDVFAVVVTVPLLVALLWFIGATRYGKAMRATAQDPDAARLMGIDVDRTIQLTFLLGGLMAGAAGLIYALYNGTIRFNQGFTAGLIAFTAAVMGGIGNLKGAVIGGLIIGVIQAVSDSGEYLGLPLGPQWTPAVVFGVLIMVMVFRPQGLFGEETREG, from the coding sequence ATGGAAGCCGCATCGATCACCGAGACCGCGTCGGCAGGTCCGCCCGCGCGCAAGCTGGGCGACGTCATCAACGCCTACGCCCTGCCCGCCCTGCTGATCGCCGCGCTGGTGGCGCAGTTCGTCTACGACCAGACGGGGACGCTGAACGACATCAAGACGGGCCTGTCCAACGGGACGATCTGGGCGCTCATCGCCCTCGGGTACACGCTGGTCTACGGAATCGTCGAGCTCATCAACTTCGCCCACGGCGAGGTGTTCATGATCGGCTCGTTCGTCTCCGTGTCGCTGTGGGCCACCTTCGGCGTGGACGAGAGGACCGGCATCCCGCTGATGATCCTGTCGATCATCGTGGTGCTGGCGATCGCGATGCTGGCCAGCGGGACGCTGAACGTGCTCATCGAGCGCGTCGCCTATCGGCCGTTGCGCAACGCGCCGAGGCTGGCGCCCCTGATCACGGCGATCGGGATGAGCTTCATCCTGCAGAACGTCGGCCTGCTGTGGCGGCCCACGCCCGACAGCGCCCCCGACCTCATCGGCTCCCAGAAGGACTACTTCACCATCTTCCACGTCGGGATCGAGCACTCCGACGTCTTCGCGGTCGTCGTGACCGTGCCGCTCCTGGTGGCCCTGCTGTGGTTCATCGGGGCGACCCGCTACGGGAAGGCCATGCGCGCCACCGCGCAGGATCCCGACGCCGCGCGCCTCATGGGCATCGACGTGGACCGCACGATCCAGCTCACGTTCCTGCTCGGCGGCCTGATGGCCGGCGCCGCGGGGCTGATCTACGCGCTCTACAACGGCACGATCCGCTTCAACCAGGGCTTCACCGCCGGCCTGATCGCGTTCACCGCGGCGGTCATGGGCGGGATCGGCAACCTCAAGGGCGCGGTGATCGGCGGCCTGATCATCGGCGTCATCCAGGCGGTGTCGGACTCCGGCGAGTACCTCGGGCTGCCGCTCGGGCCGCAGTGGACGCCGGCGGTCGTGTTCGGCGTGCTGATCATGGTCATGGTGTTCAGGCCCCAGGGCCTGTTCGGCGAGGAGACGCGAGAAGGATGA
- a CDS encoding S1C family serine protease — protein MSQPPGPSALRLAAPLLLAALLGGGVAAGVTTAVVDRHDGEVHTTTVIRQAPITGGTGRETVNQGLTAADIYQRYAPGVVYVRSEVVQQTDNPFDPFGGTQRSEATGSGFVIDGQGDILTNNHVIEGARAVTVQFADKKTVRAKVVGKDPSTDLALLNVDPEGLALKPLPLGSSRDVQVGDPTIAIGNPFGLSRTLTTGVVSALQREIQAPNGFAIRDVIQTDAAINPGNSGGPLIDAAGRVIGINSQIETGGAGSQGNVGIGFAVPIDTAKAILAQLKSGEAVQRAYLGVQSITVDGSLDALDLPAKHGALVQRVEANSPADAAGLKAGEIQATLQGTTETVLLGGDIITKFDGKTITSSQQLSQLVSGHRPGDKVKLELVRKDSKQTLEIALGKRPTTLQSG, from the coding sequence ATGAGCCAGCCCCCCGGACCATCCGCGCTGCGCCTTGCCGCGCCCCTGCTGCTCGCGGCGCTGCTCGGCGGCGGCGTGGCCGCCGGCGTGACCACGGCCGTGGTCGACCGCCACGACGGCGAGGTCCACACGACCACGGTCATCCGGCAGGCGCCGATCACGGGCGGCACGGGCCGCGAGACCGTCAACCAGGGGCTGACGGCCGCCGACATCTACCAGCGCTACGCGCCGGGGGTCGTCTACGTCCGGTCCGAGGTGGTCCAGCAGACCGACAACCCATTCGACCCGTTCGGCGGCACCCAGCGCAGCGAGGCCACCGGCTCGGGGTTCGTCATCGACGGCCAGGGCGACATCCTCACGAACAACCACGTCATCGAGGGCGCGAGGGCGGTCACCGTCCAGTTCGCCGACAAGAAGACGGTCCGGGCCAAGGTCGTCGGCAAGGACCCCTCGACCGACCTCGCGCTGCTCAACGTCGACCCCGAGGGGCTCGCCCTCAAACCGCTCCCGCTGGGTTCCTCGCGCGACGTGCAGGTCGGCGACCCGACGATCGCCATCGGCAACCCCTTCGGCCTCAGCCGCACGCTGACCACCGGCGTCGTCAGCGCACTGCAGCGCGAGATCCAGGCACCCAACGGCTTCGCCATCCGCGACGTCATCCAGACCGACGCGGCGATCAACCCGGGCAACTCGGGCGGCCCGCTCATCGACGCGGCCGGCCGGGTCATCGGCATCAACTCCCAGATCGAGACCGGCGGAGCGGGCAGCCAGGGCAACGTCGGCATCGGCTTCGCGGTGCCGATCGACACCGCCAAGGCCATCCTGGCCCAGCTCAAGAGCGGCGAGGCCGTGCAGCGCGCCTACCTCGGCGTGCAGTCGATCACCGTCGACGGCAGCCTCGACGCGCTCGACCTGCCCGCCAAGCACGGCGCGCTCGTGCAGCGGGTGGAGGCCAACAGCCCGGCCGACGCCGCCGGGCTCAAGGCCGGCGAGATCCAGGCCACCCTGCAGGGCACGACGGAGACCGTGCTGCTCGGCGGCGACATCATCACGAAGTTCGACGGCAAGACCATCACCTCCAGCCAGCAGCTCTCCCAGCTCGTCTCGGGCCACAGGCCCGGCGACAAGGTCAAGCTCGAGCTCGTGCGCAAGGACTCCAAGCAGACGCTGGAGATCGCGCTGGGCAAGCGGCCGACGACGCTGCAGTCGGGCTGA
- a CDS encoding lysylphosphatidylglycerol synthase transmembrane domain-containing protein yields the protein MTDLDDRTDRRARARAALTMPGLTGRRGLWLVGAAAVAFFVVYLLIPRLAGLEDTWRRIENGSPWWLGAGVALEAISYVGYAWNMAAVSAAGGVRLGVWRSTQITLAATAASRLLAAGGAGGVALTTWALARAGHGAKGAVRQVSSHLVATYAVFMAGVILCGMGLAIAGADPLLTALPAVIAALIVALFAVAIQAPDALRRRLTKGARWQQRLLAAPQALSDGTRFTLQLVVDREKGLLGTVVWWAFDIATLWACFWAFDGHPPVFELVMAYLLGMLGNLLPLPGGIGGVEGGMVGACAGFDIDASTALVAVLAYRTISVWLPALPGVLALATLRRAAESADAVQLGGGPGPDDTSVSPAPARERTP from the coding sequence ATGACCGACCTCGACGACCGCACGGACCGTCGCGCGCGCGCACGCGCGGCGCTGACGATGCCGGGCCTGACCGGGCGACGCGGCCTGTGGCTCGTCGGCGCGGCGGCGGTCGCCTTCTTCGTCGTCTACCTGCTCATCCCGCGGCTGGCCGGCCTGGAGGACACCTGGCGGCGCATCGAGAACGGCTCGCCGTGGTGGCTCGGCGCGGGCGTCGCGCTGGAGGCGATCTCCTACGTCGGCTACGCCTGGAACATGGCCGCCGTCAGCGCCGCGGGCGGCGTGCGGCTCGGCGTGTGGCGCTCCACGCAGATCACCCTGGCGGCCACGGCGGCCTCCCGCCTGCTGGCGGCCGGCGGGGCCGGCGGGGTCGCGCTGACGACCTGGGCGCTGGCGCGGGCGGGCCACGGCGCCAAGGGAGCCGTGCGCCAGGTCTCGAGCCATCTCGTGGCGACCTACGCGGTCTTCATGGCCGGCGTGATCCTGTGCGGGATGGGCTTGGCGATCGCGGGCGCGGACCCGCTGCTCACCGCCCTGCCCGCGGTCATCGCCGCGCTGATCGTCGCGCTGTTCGCGGTCGCGATCCAGGCGCCGGACGCCCTGCGCCGGCGCCTCACCAAGGGCGCCCGCTGGCAGCAGCGCCTCCTCGCGGCCCCACAGGCATTGTCCGACGGCACCCGCTTCACGCTCCAGCTCGTCGTGGACCGCGAGAAGGGCCTGCTCGGCACGGTCGTGTGGTGGGCGTTCGACATCGCGACGCTGTGGGCGTGCTTCTGGGCCTTCGACGGCCATCCCCCGGTCTTCGAGCTCGTCATGGCCTACCTGCTGGGGATGCTCGGCAACCTGCTGCCGCTCCCCGGCGGCATCGGGGGCGTCGAGGGCGGCATGGTCGGCGCCTGCGCGGGCTTCGACATCGACGCGTCCACGGCGCTGGTCGCCGTCCTGGCCTACCGCACGATCTCGGTCTGGCTGCCGGCGCTGCCCGGCGTCCTGGCCCTGGCGACGCTGCGCCGGGCGGCCGAGAGCGCCGACGCGGTGCAGCTCGGCGGGGGCCCGGGGCCCGATGACACGTCCGTCTCCCCCGCGCCGGCCCGCGAGCGCACGCCATGA
- a CDS encoding ABC transporter ATP-binding protein, whose translation MSGDEPIGEVQQAAVGAVATVPPGEGPVLDVIGVSKVFGGLVAVNDVDFVVPRKAIVSLIGPNGAGKTTFFNCLTGLYRPTTGRVIFDGRDITAKRPDVVTSAGIARTFQNIKLFRTMTAVENVQVGMHPRLRSRVTGMILRTPFVRREEKNSRERARELLDFVGLKRKDELAMNLPYGDQRRLEIARALGSEPRLLLLDEPTAGMNPQESEQLRALMDRLRTERDMSILLIEHDMKVVMNVSDHITVLDHGEKIAEGSPTEVRQNPRVIEAYLGSQA comes from the coding sequence ATGAGCGGCGACGAGCCCATCGGCGAGGTCCAGCAGGCCGCGGTGGGCGCCGTGGCGACGGTTCCGCCGGGCGAGGGCCCGGTGCTGGACGTGATCGGCGTCTCGAAGGTCTTCGGTGGCCTCGTGGCGGTCAACGACGTCGACTTCGTCGTGCCGCGCAAGGCCATCGTGTCGCTCATCGGCCCCAACGGCGCGGGCAAGACGACGTTCTTCAACTGCCTGACGGGCCTGTACCGGCCCACGACCGGGCGGGTGATCTTCGACGGGCGCGACATCACCGCCAAGCGCCCGGACGTCGTCACCTCGGCGGGCATCGCGCGCACGTTCCAGAACATCAAGCTGTTCCGGACCATGACCGCGGTGGAGAACGTCCAGGTCGGCATGCACCCGCGGCTGCGCTCGCGCGTCACGGGCATGATCCTGCGCACGCCGTTCGTGCGCCGCGAGGAGAAGAACTCGCGGGAGCGGGCCCGCGAGCTGCTGGACTTCGTCGGGCTCAAGCGCAAGGACGAGCTGGCGATGAACCTGCCCTACGGCGACCAGCGCCGCCTGGAGATCGCCCGGGCGCTGGGGTCCGAGCCGCGCCTGCTGCTGCTCGACGAGCCCACGGCGGGCATGAACCCACAGGAGTCCGAGCAGCTGCGCGCGCTCATGGACCGCCTGCGCACCGAGCGTGACATGTCCATCCTGCTCATCGAGCACGACATGAAGGTGGTCATGAACGTCTCCGACCACATCACGGTCCTCGACCACGGCGAGAAGATCGCCGAGGGCTCGCCCACCGAGGTGCGCCAGAACCCCCGCGTCATCGAGGCCTATCTCGGGAGCCAGGCATGA
- a CDS encoding branched-chain amino acid ABC transporter permease: MADTFRRTRDVVAGTLPPPAWMLAGLALAILFPYIAGTGSLLDASIQTLAYIIMALGLNIVVGFAGLLDLGYVAFYAIGAFVIGWFGSQQFPDINGGKGIHILASDRSTFQLKLNGTKAEIPGIHVNFFIVIFIAMAITAVWGILLGGPTLRLRGDYLAIVTLAFGEIVPRIFENSTSGLFGIGRTDFSNGRQGITPIDTINLPWSKSAVYTDFNLRPAYWVALAMVVFTVFVNRRLRDSRLGRAWIAVREDEVAAAAMGVNLVRTKLWAYAIGAAFGGFAGAFLGSYNNTVNVDQFEFGFSVFVLAMIIIGGMGNIWGVIVGAVALSMLNRYGLPELNQLNIGFDPTSVSYGVFGFFLLIMMVLRPEGFLPSGRRRLELHEAEIEGGDAAVVGDMSQMYEVRQ, encoded by the coding sequence ATGGCCGACACCTTCCGCCGCACCCGGGACGTCGTGGCCGGCACGTTGCCCCCGCCCGCCTGGATGCTGGCGGGGCTGGCCCTGGCGATCCTGTTCCCCTACATCGCCGGCACGGGCTCGCTGCTGGACGCCTCGATCCAGACCCTGGCCTACATCATCATGGCGCTGGGCCTGAACATCGTCGTCGGCTTCGCCGGCCTGCTCGACCTCGGCTACGTGGCCTTCTACGCCATCGGCGCGTTCGTCATCGGCTGGTTCGGTTCCCAGCAGTTCCCGGACATCAACGGTGGCAAGGGCATCCACATCCTGGCCAGCGACCGCAGTACGTTCCAGCTCAAGCTCAACGGGACGAAGGCCGAGATCCCGGGCATCCACGTCAACTTCTTCATCGTGATCTTCATCGCGATGGCGATCACCGCGGTGTGGGGGATCCTGCTCGGCGGCCCGACGCTGCGCCTGCGCGGCGACTACCTGGCCATCGTGACCTTGGCCTTCGGCGAGATCGTGCCGCGCATCTTCGAGAACTCCACCAGCGGCCTGTTCGGCATCGGCCGCACGGACTTCTCCAACGGCCGCCAGGGCATCACGCCGATCGACACCATCAACCTGCCATGGTCCAAGAGCGCGGTCTATACCGACTTCAACTTGAGACCGGCGTACTGGGTGGCCCTGGCGATGGTCGTGTTCACGGTCTTCGTCAACCGCCGGCTGCGGGACTCCCGCCTCGGCCGCGCGTGGATCGCCGTGCGCGAGGACGAGGTCGCGGCCGCCGCGATGGGCGTCAACCTCGTGCGCACCAAGCTGTGGGCCTACGCCATCGGCGCGGCGTTCGGCGGCTTCGCCGGCGCGTTCCTGGGCTCCTACAACAACACGGTCAACGTCGACCAGTTCGAGTTCGGCTTCTCGGTGTTCGTGCTGGCCATGATCATCATCGGCGGCATGGGCAACATCTGGGGGGTGATCGTCGGCGCCGTCGCGCTGTCGATGCTCAACCGCTACGGGCTGCCCGAGCTCAACCAGCTCAACATCGGCTTCGACCCGACCTCGGTGTCCTACGGCGTGTTCGGGTTCTTCCTGCTGATCATGATGGTGCTGCGTCCCGAGGGCTTCCTGCCCTCCGGCCGAAGGCGCCTGGAGCTGCACGAGGCCGAGATCGAGGGCGGCGACGCCGCCGTGGTCGGCGACATGTCGCAGATGTACGAGGTGCGTCAATGA
- a CDS encoding ABC transporter ATP-binding protein, protein MSTPETPDPGTGPAPAATATAEPVLRVDDIQTFYGAIQALKGISLDVFEGEIVTLIGSNGAGKTTTLRSISGIVPPKIGKIVFQGRDITGIPGHEVAAMGIAHSPEGRRIFPRMTVLENLEMGAFTRKDHAGIRADIDRVYDLFPRLKEREKQKAGTMSGGEQQMLAMGRALMAQPRLLLLDEPSLGLAPVIVDKIYEIIREINEQGVTILLVEQNANYALDVSTRGYVLETGTVALSDHSAALRDDERVKAAYLGT, encoded by the coding sequence ATGAGCACGCCCGAGACCCCGGACCCCGGCACCGGCCCGGCGCCCGCGGCGACCGCGACCGCCGAGCCCGTCCTGCGGGTCGACGACATCCAGACGTTCTACGGCGCGATCCAGGCGCTCAAGGGCATCTCGCTCGACGTCTTCGAGGGCGAGATCGTCACGCTCATCGGCTCCAACGGCGCGGGCAAGACCACGACGCTGCGTTCGATCTCGGGCATCGTGCCGCCCAAGATCGGCAAGATCGTCTTCCAGGGCCGCGACATCACCGGGATCCCGGGCCACGAGGTCGCGGCGATGGGCATCGCCCACTCGCCCGAGGGCCGACGGATCTTCCCGCGCATGACGGTGCTCGAGAACCTCGAGATGGGCGCGTTCACCCGCAAGGACCACGCCGGCATCCGCGCCGACATCGACCGCGTCTACGACCTGTTCCCGCGGCTGAAGGAGCGCGAGAAGCAGAAGGCGGGGACGATGTCGGGCGGCGAGCAGCAGATGCTGGCGATGGGCCGCGCGCTCATGGCCCAGCCCCGGCTGCTGCTCCTCGACGAACCCTCCCTGGGGCTCGCGCCGGTGATCGTCGACAAGATCTACGAGATCATCCGGGAGATCAACGAGCAGGGCGTCACGATCCTGCTCGTCGAGCAGAACGCCAACTACGCCCTCGACGTGTCCACGCGCGGCTACGTGCTGGAGACCGGGACCGTCGCCCTGTCCGACCACTCGGCCGCGCTGCGCGACGACGAGCGCGTCAAGGCCGCCTACCTGGGCACCTGA